The sequence CGATCACGACCGACAGCAGCAGCGTGCAGGCGAGCGTATACGCGCGTTCCGCGGCCTCGCTCGTGCGCACGTTGGAGTCTTGCGCCTGCTGCATCACCGAGGCGACGATGTCGTCGATAGCGGCGGTCGGCGCGCGGTCGATCCCTTTGACCAGACCGTCGACGACGTGCGCCGTATTCGGATCGGCCGCGTCGTAGTGCTTGAGCGCCTCGAGGTAGCTGTCCTGCAACGAGGCGTGGGTGGCGAGCGCCTTGTCGACGCCGTCCACGTTGGCGCCAAGTGCATTCAACTGATCTTTCAGTCGTAGCAGGGCAGCGTGTGTCGTGCCGCTTTCCTTGCTGAAGGCGTCGCGGTACTTGGTGAGCGAAGCGGGATCAGCGCCGCGCAGCAACAGGTCCTTCCATTCCTGCACCTGCTTCTTGAATTCGACCTGCGCGACGCGTGCGGTGTCGGCGGCTTGCGCATACTGGCTGAGCGTTTGCGCGGACTGAATTTGCAGCGCATGCGTATTGGACAAGGCATGCCAACCTTCGAGACCCACCACCATCGTGGCGGCGAGCAGCACAGCGCCGAGCAGCGCCAACTTAACGGCGATCTTCAGATTTCTATAGAACGTCACTACGATTTCCTTTGGCGAACCTTAGTCCAGCTTGAATTGCGTCACAGCACTGGCGAGACTCACGGCCTGGCTTTGCAACGCGGCGGCAGCCGCTGTGGATTCCTCGACCAACGCGGCGTTCTGCTGAACCATTTCATCCAGTTGGCTGACCGCGCGGTTCACCTCCTGAATCCCGCGTGTTTGCTCGTTGGCCGCTTGGGTGATTTCGGAAATGATGGTCGTGACATTGGCGACGTTGCTGACGATCTCCGTCATCGTCGCGCCGGCCTGGCGCACCTGGCCCGAACCGGAGGTCACGCTCGCCACGGTCGATTCGATCAGCGCCTTGATTTCCTTCGCCGCCTGCGCGCTGCGTTGCGCGAGGCTGCGCACTTCGCCGGCCACCACCGCGAAGCCGCGGCCCTGTTCGCCGGCACGTGCCGCTTCCACCGCGGCGTTCAACGCGAGAATGTTGGTCTGGAACGCGATACCGTCGATCACGCCGATGATGTCGGAGATCTTCACCGACGCATGTTCGATCTCGCTCATCGTCGTAATCACTTCGGAGATCACCACGCCGCCGCGCGAGGCGACTTGCGATGCGGACACGGCCCTATCGTCGGCCTGCTTCGCGGCGCTGGCCGATTGCGTGACCGTCGAGGTGATTTCTTCCATCGACGCCGCAGTCTGTTGCAGGCTGGCCGCCGCGGATTCGGTGCGGCCCGACAGATCGACGTTGCCCGCAGCGATTTCATTGGCGGCCACGCGCACCGATTCGCTGGCATCGCGAATCTGACGCATCACGTGGCTGAGTTTGTCGATGAAGGTGTTGAACGAGCGCGCGATCTGCGCGACTTCGTCGTTGCCGACGGCCGGCAGACGTTGTGTCAGATCGCCTTCGCCCGAGCCGATCGCGTCCATCGCATCGCGCACTTTCGACAGGCGCTGGAACGACACGGCGGTGACCGCGGCCACGATTGCGGCGGCGATGGCGGCGATCACGATCAAGGCGATCACGGAAGCGGTTAACAGCGATCGCATGCCGGCCGTTGCTTCCGATTTGTCGAGCGCGACGACCGCATACCAGTCCGTGCCGGGAATGGCTTCGGCGCGCAGCAGCTTCGTGCTGCCGCTCACGTCGACCTCGACCGGGTGCTCGGCGCTGAAGAGCGCGGCCAGCTTGTCGCCGGTAAGCGCGGGGGCGAGGTCCGATACCGGCTTCAAGGTCAGTTTGGCGTCCGGGTGCGCGACGATATGGCCACTCGCGTCGATCAACATGCCGAAGCTCGCGGGCGTTGGGTGAATCGCCGTGACGTTGGCAATCACGCTGTCCATGGTGACGTCGCCGGACACCACGCCTTTCACCACGCCATCGCGTACCACAGGCGCGGCGAACGCGACCACCAGCTTGCCCGTACCCACGTCCACGTATGGCGGCGTGACCACCGGCTTGCCGGCAGCGGCGGCCTGCTTGTACCAGGGGCGGCCGGTCGGATCGTAGTCGGGCGGAATGCCGGTCGGGTCGGAGAACTTCGCGGTCTTGTCCGCGTAGCCGACATACACGTTGGTGAACTTGCCGGCTGCCGCGATCTGCTTCAATGCGGCGGACGGATCGGGTTGCAGCACCGCGTCCTGCAGCGAGTTGATCATCTGACTATTGGTGGCGATCCA comes from Burkholderia sp. GAS332 and encodes:
- a CDS encoding methyl-accepting chemotaxis sensory transducer with Cache sensor, with the translated sequence MFSSIRARIVALCVAIVVVALAANAVLNYVVANSYNADAIESSLNAVESGHADGIEDWIATNSQMINSLQDAVLQPDPSAALKQIAAAGKFTNVYVGYADKTAKFSDPTGIPPDYDPTGRPWYKQAAAAGKPVVTPPYVDVGTGKLVVAFAAPVVRDGVVKGVVSGDVTMDSVIANVTAIHPTPASFGMLIDASGHIVAHPDAKLTLKPVSDLAPALTGDKLAALFSAEHPVEVDVSGSTKLLRAEAIPGTDWYAVVALDKSEATAGMRSLLTASVIALIVIAAIAAAIVAAVTAVSFQRLSKVRDAMDAIGSGEGDLTQRLPAVGNDEVAQIARSFNTFIDKLSHVMRQIRDASESVRVAANEIAAGNVDLSGRTESAAASLQQTAASMEEITSTVTQSASAAKQADDRAVSASQVASRGGVVISEVITTMSEIEHASVKISDIIGVIDGIAFQTNILALNAAVEAARAGEQGRGFAVVAGEVRSLAQRSAQAAKEIKALIESTVASVTSGSGQVRQAGATMTEIVSNVANVTTIISEITQAANEQTRGIQEVNRAVSQLDEMVQQNAALVEESTAAAAALQSQAVSLASAVTQFKLD